The genome window TCTTTGGCATGTCATATGGCATGGTGGGAGCCCTTCAGTTTGAGGTCCTTATGGCTATCGTGGGAACAGAAAAGTTCTCCAGTGCCATTGGCCTGGTTCTGCTGATGGAAGCCGTCGCTGTATTAGTGGGGCCTCCTGGAGCAGGTAAGAGCGTTGCGGCTCAGCTGTACCTGACCTTAATAACGGTGGCTTCAcgtcctctcctccaggtcgCCTCTTGGATGCCACCCACAAGTACATGTACATTTTCTTGTTGGCGGGCTGCGAGGTCACATTGTCAGCCGCTGTGATCGCTCTGGGTAACTTCCTGTgcatcaaaagaaaacaagaagcaCCGGAGGCTACGCTGGAAATGGCAGGGAAGGCGACAGAGGAGAGCCTCCACAATGAGAGGGAAGGCCCGGATCAGGAGCGAGAAGACCAAGGAAGAGGAAAATACAGAAATTTGAATGCAGGGGGAGACAATGTGCAGATGGATGGTATAGAGCAGAATACTGAAGCATCATTCTGAGGACATAATGCAAAATACTGTATCAGTATCAAGAGCAATTAGCAGCAACATCAATACAATACTGTACGgcaattgtgaatttaaacactctgttcaatgttttttttctcaattctTTTGCTTGTATGATTGCTCTTGCCCACCtccatgaatatttcatgGGCACTACACCAAGGGCATTTTTTCTCCTCAAAAGTAGTGCAGAGAATTCTAGTCACActtttgctcattttgtgtCGCTAAATAGCACTCAGCACTTaacaaaccaaataaatggtCATGTACTGCAAGGTCTCTCGACCTTTATGtccattttattgttttgtttaaatcaCATGTATTTGAACAGCATCAGTGGGTCACACTTAAGTCAACATTCCCCAAGCTCTATACTGCCTACACGACGATTCGTGTTTCGTCATttcatctgtttttgtttgaaatactTGATGCTGCTCGATAAATTTGCCTTTATTCTACTATACGACTGGCTAAcggtttattttatttttttaatgttgcacAAATGGAGTGATGTCATGTGTCAAGGTCAATAGATGCTATATTGTCTgctttctatttaaaaaatggaatttaaCATCGCGCTTACAATTAACTATTTTGGCGAAGGCGTTGTGACATGTTTCTTGCACTGTATtctattgaaaaataaatgatctaGATGTGTATCTCCGTTGCAATTAGTTTTTAGTAAGATTGGAATGCAGAATAGCATTCCCTGCATTATCTTCACAAAACTATTTCCGAGGCCCAATGTGACTAATTGCGGGATATAAATTAACGAGCAAAATCCAATTCAATCTATTTGACCACTTGCTTGCTGTcaactaaaaatgacatcacagctcAGCTTGTGaacatcacatgaccaaactcaAAACACGttgcaaaaagaaattcaagttAACTTGCCTTTTAAAGCTTGAGCAGTACTCCGACATTCTTTTAAAAGACCATTGAGTCAAGGCACTAAAAGATACAAGGAGgtaatttatttacaatttagGTACACAAATACAGTGGCAAATATAAATGTGAACAAATGTTGCTGGCCCGGTtacttatttttcttcaattggCTGACTGAAGAAGTGTCAAAATCAAAAACTGCAGGGCAGAAAGAAGGATGCCATTATTTCAACAGATATGGCCACTCGCAGCCAGACGTCCAAAACACCATTTAATCCAAATTGAGGAttagaaaaaaacactaaGCTCACACTGCTTCTTacaaagtgtcatttgaaaGAGTGGAAATTTGAGAGTCGAAAGAGGACGGGggggaaggaaaaaataataataatcacctCGCATACAGTACTGGAGTACCCCTGAAAAGCAAGTGAAAAAGTTGGCCACATTCAGTAGAGTGCCTGCGACCAGCACTGCTCTGTGACAAAAAggggagggagcgagcgagcgagcgggtgACACCACACACagcgaccgaccgaccgaccgacaaGTAGACGCTACACACAATTATGGCTGCCGAAGCTTACATGGGCAGGCTTCCTTAAACAAAGCTTCCAAAGAATGCTCATACTCATCCCTAAActaggaaggaaggaaaccAAAGACAAAAGCTATTTACACATCTACATTGCAAGTATTTCACAGcttcaaaacaatacaaatgaGACGgcgcaaaatgtttttaaactcTGTACACACTCAATAGAAATCTGGTCAAAAGTGTCAAATGAAGCTCTCGCCACCTTTCATAAAGTGCAGTTGTTTGGTACAACACTAAGAAAGGGAACAGGGCCCAGTGAACTGTGGACAACAAATATGTATTTCAACTTAAAAGAGGAAATACAGAAGCATTAGAAATACCAAAACGTGTTTGGTACATTCACCATGTGTGCATTTACTTAGACATACCCCTTAACTAgatcctacaaaaaaaaaaaaaaaaagcaacattttactGATAAGCGTGAGAAGACACTAGCAACGTTATCTGTCGTGGGACTCGTTTTGCAGATTATCCTTGAAAGAACAAAGAGGTTGCCGTGTTGGCCCTGGACACAATCTTTGTCTTTCGACAAgcttaagaaaagaaaaacgtgaTGTGATTGATAAGGGGGGTTGGGTTGTTTGCTTGTCCAGATCTGATCTCCTGCAAAAGTGGACAGAAAACAGTCCTGAAGTCCAACACTCAGACTAGAGACAACATCAAAACGGGCAGGGGAGGTTGTGGCAAAGAGTTAACATTAGAAAGTGACAGTACTGAGAGCAGTCGCTAAGAAAGCGCTTGGCTTCCTATCTTGCAGTAATGTGGCAATTGTACTATTAGTCTGAGTCTCAGTAGGCGCACGGTCTGGACTGCAAGGCTCATCGAGGAGCCGGAGGATGGAGGCCAGCGGGCAGTGCGCTTGACACCATCTACAGAAGGAAACAAAGAAGGAGTGCCACTATGACAATCAACAAGTGTCTTCACAATAATGGCCTTCAAGTATCCCAACATTTCCAGCacatctgacaaaaaaaataagaataataattgACTAAATGAAAAGGTagcgtataaaaaaaaacaattcatcaTTGGATTCTTAAACTGTTCTTTGCATTTAAGAAATGAAGAATGACTTTTCCACGTAATACCAGTAAAAGGTTGCCATGATGGAAAATTAGTTCACAGCCAGAAAGAACGTTTGCAGCCATCcagtcattgtgtgtgtgcatgccaTTTAGGTTATCATCCCCCTTTCCCTTGAAAACCCAGAGCACTCAGTGTCTGAACAACTGGATGGTGTGCTTTCAGCCAGAGCCATGAAGAAGCTTTAAGCTGTGCTTTCAGCCAGAGCCATGAAGAAGCTTTAAGGTAAGATGCAAAACAAGTAGCTTCATCTCGTGCAAGTGTTAAGGGGGGGGAGATCACAAAGGCGATGCAGGGACTCCGTTTTTGCAGGTAAAAACAACTTCAGAAACCCACAACTGCACCAAAGCACACCGGAGGAGgcaaagggggtggggggaatgGTGGAAAGAAAAGGAGTCAGTCACTTTGGGCCAGTGAGTTGTATGCGTGCCATTGATATGTATGTGGCAATGGTGCAAGCAACAAGCCACAAAGAcaaagctgttggaaagtgtATTCTTTTCGGGTCGGAGTAGGCGATGGGTGAGGTGGCGGGTAGTTACATTCTCCGACTACAGTGCACACTGTAATGCATTATCCACACCAGTTCCCAGGACTGCAACCTTGGATTTCAGATCCATCAGTTCTGAGACACAAAAAGGCTTGCCAAAATAAAATCCCCTTGCTATAAATGACATATTTGACTGGAGTTTTACAAATCACTGCAACGCCTCAAATGAACAGCGGGGGATCAAATGATCCTGGAAATTCTGGAAGTTGGATAAATGCATTCCTGGTGCTGACAGGGGTGCGCAACTCACCCAGTGTTGCCACGGTCACACAAGTATGTGGCGAGCGTCTACTTGGCGTGATGTTCGTAGGGAATGCTATTCTGAGGTTGGGGGAAGGGAAAGACAAGGCCCAATACGTCAAGTCAGAAACCGAGCGCACTACTTGTTAAAGAGCAGCACTTCAATCAAAGGTGTGGGGAACGCCCTTTATGGGCCTTAATGACGCTTCCGTTTGATGACAAAGATCAGCAGACAGAATTTAGAGACACttgcaaaacatgcatttgAAAAAAGCAACTCTGACGTTGTGATCCGTGGCCATCGGCGGCACACACAGCAGCGACCAGCGCCACCATTcacagcgagcgagcgagcgagcaggcCACCCTTGTTTGCTCTAGGGTTAGTtctcaaacaaaacatgttctTCCTTTGTCGAGGGAGGGTCAGCATAAAATGGGACTCCTGCAATATGTGCTCAACTCAACTCAACTATCTTGTACCTGTGAGGTGGACATGCGCGAGGTGTCTTGCCGTCCGGTAAGATCTGAGGAGGAGACGTTGACAGGGGCACCGCGGTGCAGCCGCATGCTGACCTTTCGCTCACGCTCCACACCGGACGGTTGACGTGGGGACGCTGGAGATCAGAGCGGAGACTTCAGAGTAAGAGTCGACAAGCGTGGCACGCCAGTTACCAAGGGACCGTTTACAAACCCGTATGCGAAGTGGGTGTAAGCGGTGCAGGCGGGGCTCCCTCTTGGCCTCCCCGAGGTCGTCCCGATGCGGTGGGTAACCCTCTGGTCGCTGGGTTCCTGCCGTGTCTCAGCCTGTCCTCCCGGTCGCGGCGCTCTCTCTCCGCCTCCTCTGCCGCTCGGTTGGCTCCCTGTTCAAAACCACAGTCAAATACGAGGCTGTGACCTCACCGCAATTTTTAATAGCTTCGGATGTCATCCGGCTAATTGTTCCGAATATCGAGAGGCTGAtgtcaaaaaacacaaatcatcTTTTGTATCCAAAACGAAAGACTCACAAACTTCAGCATATTCCAGTCAAACACATAGTCATAAGAGAATCCTTGTCTGTGGAAAAGGTTCCGGAAAAGCTGTCGCAGGTACGAGTAGTCTGGCTTGTCGTCGAAGCGCAGCGAACGACAAAAGTTCAGGTAGGTTGCAAATTCAGCTGTGAGGGGACAAAAGCTACAATCAGCTCAGGTCTTATATTGAAAAGGACAACACAAAAACCATTTCAAAGGACGCAAAACGGTCGACTCACATGGATATCCCTTGCATAGAAACTCAATGGGGGTGGACATTTTCTTCTCACTGATGCGTTCATACTTCTGCCTcttggtggcagccttgaggCCTTGCCAGGGCAGGGAGcccaaattaaaatacatgagAACATAACCCAAGGACTCCAAGTCGTCACGCCTTGACTGCTCTGTAGAAGATTGTGTTCAACATTGAGTTCCTTCTCAGACAAGTCCAAACATGTTCCCCGTCACAAACAACGTACCAATGCCCAGATGGGTGTTGATTGAGGCGTATCTCGCAGTGCCAGTCAGGTTCTTGTTCTCGCGGTAGGGGATGTGCTGGTGAGTGCGAGCGTCACGATATTTCTTCGCCAGACCAAAGTCAATAATGTAGACCAAGTTGCCCTTTTTGCCAAGCCCCATCAGAAAGTTGTCAGGCTTCACATCTCTGTGGATGAAGTTCTTGGAGTGAATGTACTCAATTCGACTGATCTGGGATGGACAAAGGAAGGGTGACATCATATTAACGTTTTGTTCACTGACAAAGAAAGAAGACGGCTGCGGTCTGCCGGGGTATTTTCTCCACCTTGTGGTTACTTGCCCGGACGGCcgtatgaaacaaaaaaagaatgttggACGCTATGAAGCAGGTTTGATTATGCAATAACTAGCAAGGCAATTTCCACAAAACTTGCTCGAGCATGATTCACGCAAGAATGCAATGAATTTAGGAGGCGCACCTAGGACCTCTTATGATAAGTCATGTTACCTTGGGGTCACATGCTTCAGAACGCTAAAGTTGGCCATCACGATCATTCAACTGAGACTAGACTCCGAGGCGACTTTCAGTCACCATATAAAATCCAGTGGGCTCAAAGATGGGAGGGAGAAAAACGCTACGAGGGAAGAGATGTCCGTCATCTCACCATCTGATCAGCAAGAAGGAGGACTGTCTTGAGGCTGAACTTGCGGGAGCAAAAGTTGAAGAGATCCTCCAGGCTGGGTCCCAGCAGCTCCATCACCATGACATTATAGTCCCCCTCTGCTCCACACCATTTTATGGCTGGAATACCCACTAAAAGCACAAAACATTTCGATTAGTTATTGGTCATGTCATATTTGAGGTGgcaagggatttttttttacctcctcCTTGCATCATTTTGTAGATCTTGCTTTCAATGTGGAGTTGGGGGTGCTTGGTCTTCACACATTCCAACTTAATGGCAACCTCGTCGCCCACAGAAATATCTGTGCCTAAAAATggacaaacatacacacacatgtgaAGTCAAATGCAGTTTTTTGAAGCACAATCCAACTAAAAAAGAACATGTAAAGCCTTCAACAGACAGCCAGTGCTCCCTCCACCTATGGGATCAAGGAAGTGCAGCCCTTGTAAGTGTTGCATGATGAGTAATCAATGCTTAAGTCTGCAATTATATGCTGCCACTTCATTTCCACCCAAACATAACCAGAATGAATCAAGGATGCTTAACACACAGTTCATCATTGACGGACTTGAACCAGACAAATGACTAATATGCATGCATTGAACAAAGACCTATTGAGTCGAATGAATGATTACATTCAGAGGACTGCCAACTTCAATGAAGTGATTCAAAAAAAGATTATGTTATTGCAATGTGAGAAATTCGAGTCACCGAACTGAgttgctttcattttcaagcagcagtagcagcagcagcagcagcagcacaggcAGAAAGATGAGACCGTGGCCTTCACTGATGGCTTATGGGGGTTGCATTGTGTAACTAGGGCCAACTGTTTCTCGACTGACTCGATTGAAAACGAGAAGCTTGTAGCAACGGGTAAACAACAGGAACGAACTTCTGGGTGGGTCTTCTCAAGCACAACCCACAAGTCGGCTTGATCCTTCAATTCATTTGACGTAACATCTTCCAATGACTAGATAGCATTGCCAGATTTGCTCTTATCGAGAAATGAACTCAAAGTCTTGTTTCCTATCACACCATTTCCACTGATTAAAATAAGGTGAACACTAAATGATGATGCTAGCTAAAGAGTGGCTGATCTCAACACAAAGGTTAAGAAGACCTGAGAGAGTGACGCGAGGTCTTTGCTGCTCGTGACACGTCGTTTAAGGACAAACCACtcaacaatgacaaacaaGTCGAAAACAATCAAGTCCATTTGACTTACCTAAATAGATGTCACCGAACGATCCACTTCCGATTTTCCTGCCCAGTCTGTATCGGTTCCCCACTCGAAGTTCCATCTTGTCGCTGGCTAAATTAAACGTTTTGTTGATTTAAATACACTCAGGTTTCCACCTTGAGTTGATTTGACCACCTTCCTTATGTGGTAAACAAGCCACACACCAATTCTTAATGCTTCTCTCTCCGGATTCGGTTTCTTCTGTGCGATCCAAAATTCACCATCACTTTTCTCCTTATCCGAGATCCGAAGACAAACAATTTTGGTATCAATCGATAGCGTAGAACACGTAGTTAATGTTCTCTATTTttgaaaagtcattttaaacaaaaaaaacaaaggattGGACTGGATTTAAACCTTAGCCAGTACTCGCTCAGCTTCCACTGGATAGTaaggctgtttttttattcgtcGTCGTGAAAGCGGGTTGGTCGGTGACATCACTTCCCCTAGCAACCAACGGCAGATATGGAAATTACCCAAATGCGTGCGGATGTTTGGTATGGTACATATTAATTGGTATAAATAGCAATAATGTAAGGCTGACTAACTCGTAAACAACTTTATCTCTAAAGGCAAATTTGATTCCAACTCATACCAGAGAACCGTCTTTGGAAACGCGTTGCCTTGCATGGGAAACAGATCGACAAGGACGACACCCGCCCATGTTGGTCCTGTCCAAATCGGTCGCCACAGCCTCAGGTTGACATGATCTGATTGGCTGACTGTGCATCAGCTGCTGACGATTTTTCTCATTGGTTGCAAGAGAGCCAATCAGAAAAATGCTATAGACCACTCACATGGCCAAGTTGTTGTTCCAGAGATTGGATAACTGGCTGGCACGTGTACTCTAACGTTCTGCATGTCGTGTACATGCTGCGTTCACATGCTGCGGGATTAACACTCTCTGATAGAGTTCATCTTGGAATCATTCAACACAAGGAATAAATATATGACTGAAAAGGCCCGTTCAAAGTACATCTTTATCAATGCAAACATCCAAATCAGACACTTTAAAGCTATgcaaatcaatcagtcgtATTTTCTATGCAGTTTTGCAGTAAgtgtaaaatatttacattccaCAAATCAAAACAGTGATTGCATGTGATAAGAGACTTCCTGCTTGTACCATGCTCTTTGCATATATGCATTGAGGTCAATAAGGAGTAAGCATCTGTGGGTTAGGCTGGGCTGTCTTAATCCCCAAACTATTTAATCTATGCACCACTCTTCAACTGTATTGTGTTATGTGTAGTTCTCATGCACACCGAGCCTACCTTGTTTTGCCTGTTTGCGCCTACTACCTAGTATCTGTTTATTCAAGGTAATTGACTGATACCTGATGAAAACCATCAAACTTCTCAAAGAGGAGTTCTGTGTCACAAATCAGTCCTTCCATGCTGCGCAACCTTTCAGCACCATCTGGTGGACAAGAGCAGGAAGCACATCCATAGGAGagagaaagcaaaaataaCGTAATAAACTTCAGAAAAATAACTCGGGAATCGAACTAGGAACTATTTTTTACGATTAAGCCTAAAAAGGGCATGTTTGATATGGGCTGGACTGTTCTTCTTCAGATGACAGCAGTTTTTAATGGAATGTTTGTCTGATGTGACACAAGTATTAAATGTGCTTTGGGTTTCCAGTTGACTGtagttttgtattatttatttgtattaggGAAATGATTGCCTTTTTAATGCTTTGAACTGTCATTTAAGACTATATATTGCCAACTCAGTATACTTGGGCAGTACAACTGGAGGGTTTAGTAATCAGAGGCTCGTAAAAACTgtgcacattttgaaaaagatgaatggtaatgagaaaaaaaacaagcaacatctcaaaacaagtgtgtgtgagtgcgtgccATTCCTGAGAAAA of Syngnathus acus chromosome 19, fSynAcu1.2, whole genome shotgun sequence contains these proteins:
- the csnk1db gene encoding casein kinase I isoform X2, encoding MELRVGNRYRLGRKIGSGSFGDIYLGTDISVGDEVAIKLECVKTKHPQLHIESKIYKMMQGGVGIPAIKWCGAEGDYNVMVMELLGPSLEDLFNFCSRKFSLKTVLLLADQMISRIEYIHSKNFIHRDVKPDNFLMGLGKKGNLVYIIDFGLAKKYRDARTHQHIPYRENKNLTGTARYASINTHLGIEQSRRDDLESLGYVLMYFNLGSLPWQGLKAATKRQKYERISEKKMSTPIEFLCKGYPSEFATYLNFCRSLRFDDKPDYSYLRQLFRNLFHRQGFSYDYVFDWNMLKFGANRAAEEAERERRDREDRLRHGRNPATRGLPTASGRPRGGQEGAPPAPLTPTSHTASPRQPSGVERERKVSMRLHRGAPVNVSSSDLTGRQDTSRMSTSQMVSSALPAGLHPPAPR
- the csnk1db gene encoding casein kinase I isoform X1; amino-acid sequence: MELRVGNRYRLGRKIGSGSFGDIYLGTDISVGDEVAIKLECVKTKHPQLHIESKIYKMMQGGVGIPAIKWCGAEGDYNVMVMELLGPSLEDLFNFCSRKFSLKTVLLLADQMISRIEYIHSKNFIHRDVKPDNFLMGLGKKGNLVYIIDFGLAKKYRDARTHQHIPYRENKNLTGTARYASINTHLGIEQSRRDDLESLGYVLMYFNLGSLPWQGLKAATKRQKYERISEKKMSTPIEFLCKGYPSEFATYLNFCRSLRFDDKPDYSYLRQLFRNLFHRQGFSYDYVFDWNMLKFGANRAAEEAERERRDREDRLRHGRNPATRGLPTASGRPRGGQEGAPPAPLTPTSHTASPRQPSGVERERKVSMRLHRGAPVNVSSSDLTGRQDTSRMSTSQHSLRTSRQVDARHILV
- the csnk1db gene encoding casein kinase I isoform X3, giving the protein MELRVGNRYRLGRKIGSGSFGDIYLGTDISVGDEVAIKLECVKTKHPQLHIESKIYKMMQGGVGIPAIKWCGAEGDYNVMVMELLGPSLEDLFNFCSRKFSLKTVLLLADQMISRIEYIHSKNFIHRDVKPDNFLMGLGKKGNLVYIIDFGLAKKYRDARTHQHIPYRENKNLTGTARYASINTHLGIEQSRRDDLESLGYVLMYFNLGSLPWQGLKAATKRQKYERISEKKMSTPIEFLCKGYPSEFATYLNFCRSLRFDDKPDYSYLRQLFRNLFHRQGFSYDYVFDWNMLKFGANRAAEEAERERRDREDRLRHGRNPATRGLPTASGRPRGGQEGAPPAPLTPTSHTASPRQPSGVERERKVSMRLHRGAPVNVSSSDLTGRQDTSRMSTSQNSIPYEHHAK